GCATCAGACTGTGCATCAGCAAAGCCCAATGGAATTTTCATACTTCCATGTACGAGATTTCCCCAGTCTTAACgttgcagaagaagagacgcAAGCAGATACAGAGGAACCTTTACAAATTGCCAAGGCGAACCAGTCTCCTGCGGAGCCAGAGCAGAAGCACGAGATTGCCACCACAACAGAGAATGGGAAACCTGAAGAAAAAGCGAACGATTgggttgaagatgataataaggaggatgaaacCGAAAAGGATATCGATCTCGAAGCTGAAGTGGCCGCTGAGagtcttctcaatcttcaTAGCACTCCACTTCGCGCTcccgaggatgaagacaCTTTCAGACTTCCTTTGCGCCCTACCACTCGGCCTGCACCTCCCGCTTGGAAGCTTCTCGACGCTCCACCTATTATATCACCCGCACGCAGCCGACATTCCAGAACCAAATCATTCATTCAGCCCTTCAAAGACCCTCGTGCAGAAGCCACGCGAAGCCTCAGTTTCGAACAAGCCCCGGCTCTCGACGATCCATTCATGCTTAATGACGATACGCCGGACCGTCCAacttcaatctcttctctttccacgCGATCGAGGACAACACTCCTCTCGTCGAGAGTGAGTGATAATCAGAAAAGCACTATGCCCAGTCCCTCGCCGCTGTCGTCTATGCATAGGAAACGAAAGGctccaccttcatctccgTTTGCCCTAGCACCTTCCGGAGGCTCAAACCCTGTTACTCGCCCCGCACTTCGACCTTTGTCTACCAatttttcctcttccaaccgATCCGGGTCGGGCAACGCGGCCGCTACACCTATCCGTTCCGCACTCACCCCGCacatcccttcttcactcACGCGCGCATGGCTTCTCTCTTCGCCGACTAATGGTGATGCAGCTGCTTCATTGGGTCTGGTGCCCACGCATTTGGCGCCGGCTACACctgggatgatgagagggaTCGTAGGGACCGATACGCCTGGGATCACTTTATTGGATGTGAGGGAAAATGCGAacaaggagaaagagaacgagagcgggaaggaagaaaaggggtCGGGGAAGGAGAACAGGGATAACGGTGTTAatgtgaagaggaagcgaTTGATTGAGACGCCTAGGGCGTAAAGAATGTCTCACGTTGTTTCCGGACAATCCATGGGTTTAGGAAAGAGGTCAATGGGAGAGgatcattcattcattgCGAACGATGGACTATAAAAGGACAAAATGGGGATGTCAAATTCCGAAAAAAATAAGTATACGTATTTTCACGATAATGACAATTTTTCTCTTTATTTCAATTTCTAGTTTTGAGCTGGTCATAACCTGCTCAGTTTTCCATCATATGCATGGGGTGGTATACGTATAGCCAATACGCCAATCCTTGATTCCCATTCTCCATAACGCACCAGCCTCCATCCTATTTGGGATTTGAGCGGTCCACAGATCTATGAAACGGGGATAATCATTCCTGACGACTGAAACAGTCAGAGAAGCAGTTCCACTTGGAATTTTCAGTAGGAGGAGTATCGGGCGGGACTGGCAAACGGATTACACGGAGCTCATCTCGACCGTCAGCGATAGTTGATCCGGTCGACATTGTCGTAACGGGGATCCCAGTGGTGTCCACACTGAGGATTTCAGCAGAACGACGCGTGGAGAAcgtttcctcttcttgagGGGTAGTATTCGTTGCCCGACCATCTTGGGAGTTGCAAGTTTCATCGGTGTGAGTGGAACCGGCACTGGCGCTCGGACGGGTGGCCGTCGTCGTATCATCATTAGTCGCCGTCGTCGCATCATATTTAAATCCCGGTGCTGCAGGTCTCGTAGGTTCATTATCTCCTAGCGGCCACTCGGGGACAGGGCCGGAGTGATACCCCATACGATAACCAGAGTGTGTGGATGCGCCACTCTGCAAACTGCTGTCGTCTCCCTGGCCGAAGGAAATGGTAGTAAGTGAGTAGGGCGCGGGGTCGGTGGTGGTGTCCACCAGCGACGAGCGATCAGGAGGGCGTAGGATAACGGTGTTGGTGGTAGACGCGTTGCTcggtgatgaaggagcGAGGCTGTGAAAAGTGTCGTCGTcggtggaagtggaagtgTCGGATGGACGGCGTTGAGAGTTTGCAGAGCGGAAAGACTGTGGTGGGCTACTAGTGGGGGATGACATTGtaggtttttttttttgaaaGAATCCAGGGGGGGGGGGTTGATTTGTATGCCAAGTGGTGTGTTTGGTTGGTGTAAGAGTATTTTATGGCGATGCATCCACTTTTTATACATGGGTCTCGAGTCGGTTGGAACGAAAACTCGTGAGCGGTGAATCAAAAAAACggccttcttttcttgtaGTCATAGCCAAAGGAATGATCCAATCCATGTTCGAAACAACAGTCACGAGTCTCAAGACAACTCCCATTcacaatctcctccttgtccGACTTTCCGGGCATTCACATTTTTCCCGGGCTGGCTGACAACAGACTCTTTAACCCTTTTTCCACGAACAATGGCTGCAGGGCGCGGTTTGTGCGGATATACCTATTCATCCCTCACGTTTACTCTAACCCCCGGTAAAAAAGACCATCCACGCAATGATCCTaaaagatgaaaagtaAAAAAATTAAAAACGATTAAAGAGGTTGACCAAACGGGAGATAAAAAAACCTTGTTAACTCTAGCCACGACTAGAAGCGATTGACGCTTCTCGCCCTACCCTTTACTCTCTaattcttctcctttccagcCTCTAGAGCCTTGATGACATTCACCACCATCAGCGTCTTGTTGAACAGCCCGCACGCGAGGTGTTTCCCGTCTTCTCGCCAAGCCATCGAGAGCTGTTCCCGTCAGCGTATTATCTTATGCTAGTATAAATCACGAGACGAAACACGACACACCATCATGGGCCGTTCCCTGACCATccgcttcccttcctcctcttccacctctgtGCCCCATAAGACGCGGCCGGTCTCCACATCCCATATGCGGAGTACGCCATCCCATCCTCCGCCGGCTAGGAGACCGTATTTGCCGACCCCTAGGCGTTCTGCCGTGGCCGCGGCTGTTCCGTTttcggcggcggtggtggtggtggtggtggtggggaaaAGAGAACCAACCAAGCTGttcaaggaaaagggggaGAATGCCAAAGAGCCTGTACCGGATTCCAGACCGGGGAGGACGTGGAGTGTTTCGCCGGATAGGGCGTCGAACAGTTTGATCGTGGAGTCTTGGCCGCCGCTGTTTTTTTCGCACACATGGTTAGCTCGCTGGGCACAATCCACGAAAGAAGACGCGACGCGACTCACGCAGCGAGTATCATCCGCGCCCGCGCTCCATCGTCAACCGGCATCCACTCGAGCATGCTCATCCGTTTATTCTCGCTCCCGCTTACGACGTTGAGTCTGTGCAGACAGTTTTCAATGGATATCGCCGAGGTGGAGTTGGATCGGGCATTTGGGCCCGAGTCTGCCGAGTTGGGGTTGGGGTTGGGGTGGGAttgaggttgaggttgTTGGTGAAAGTAATCGTCTTCATCGCTTGGAGGTTCCATCTTTTTCATTGGCGAGAGCGATCTTGTCCCGCCCAGACCCACACTCGCGCTCTTACCTCTTGCAGAAGGGTAAAAAGGTAGTTTCCAAATCATACAATTCCCATCGTCCGAAACACTGGCCAGCAGCCGCTCTGCCGCGCCAAGGG
The genomic region above belongs to Cryptococcus neoformans var. neoformans JEC21 chromosome 4 sequence and contains:
- a CDS encoding histone deacetylation-related protein, putative, with the protein product MSYGRGAVNAMKWSPSGTQILVGKDDFTVCKWMDRGGSMAMKMCYDAHTKEVNDVDWLDDEVFASAGNDHTIHVHHGDDKRPRFTFRGHTDDVTRIKWSPLGAAERLLASVSDDGNCMIWKLPFYPSARGKSASVGLGGTRSLSPMKKMEPPSDEDDYFHQQPQPQSHPNPNPNSADSGPNARSNSTSAISIENCLHRLNVVSGSENKRMSMLEWMPVDDGARARMILAAGGQDSTIKLFDALSGETLHVLPGLESGTGSLAFSPFSLNSLVGSLFPTTTTTTTAAENGTAAATAERLGVGKYGLLAGGGWDGVLRIWDVETGRVLWGTEVEEEEGKRMVRERPMMLSMAWREDGKHLACGLFNKTLMVVNVIKALEAGKEKN